AAGGCAGCAGGAATATACTCAAGAGTTGCCTAATGCATTTGCTCAGGTGGGAGACAAAATAGTTCAGTTGCCGTATGTTTATGTATGAAGGGCTTTGGTATCTATGATTTATATGCATCTTTTCTGGTGCAGGTGGCCATAGAGACAATCTATGTTGCAATTCAAACCAGAGAACCGGTTTGAATTGCAACATAGATTGTCTCTATGGCCACTTGCACAAGAAAGGATGCATTTAAATCATAGATGCAGAAAACCTTCGTATATAAATATAATGCAACTGAACTATTTTGTCTCCCACCTGAGCAAATGCATTAGGCAACTCCGAGTACATTCCTACTACCCTTTCACGGTAGAATACTGTCCTCTCAACTGTTACAATAGGTTGCACCGCAAAAGCATTTGAAGTCCCTAGGAAAATAATAGCAGAATAGGTGGCGCCCAATAGATTGATCAGGTCTTGTTGTTTGTATCTGTTGACAAAATAGTAAGAGAACTTCATTAACCATATCCAAGTAAAGGAAGTAAAGAAAGCACAAAGGCATGTGgttcaaaaataattaactgTAGACTCACATCTGGTCTTTCAATGTGCTTTACCTACTTCTCAATGTATGGGATGATGGTTACTGCTCTTACTCCCGACTATCAAATTGCTGCTATTGTTAGTTCCTTCTTCTCAAATTTCTGGAACTTGTTCTCTGGTTTCCTCATCCCCAGGCCGGTATGTTTCCTCACTAACTCATGACATTAATGATGATGTAGTTATTGTTAGCAGGGGTCATTTTAGTCACTATGAATGTCACTTAACCTTGAAAGCATTTCATGTTTGCAGCTAATCCCAATATGGTGGAGATGGTACTACTGGGCTTCTCCAGTTGCTTGGACAATCCACGGCATTTTCGCATCTCAAGTGGGTGACATTACATCTGAAGCTGAAATAACTGGAAGGAGTCCAATGCCAGTAAATGAATTCATCAAAGACGAATTGGGTCTTGATCATGACTTCCTTGTACCTGTAGTTTTTTCTCATGTGGGTTGGgtcttcctcttcttcatcGTGTTTGCCTATGGCATCAAGTTCATTAACTTCCAGAGGTGATAGAGAAACTTGAATCCTTTAGTCAGGACACAGAGTGTAGAACATCATAGTTAATAGAGAGAACAGGAAAGTGTTTGTAGAATATTATAGTTAATAGAGAGAACAGAagtgtttcttcttcttttcccctTCACTCTTCTTTGTAAGTTTGCTCGACTGTGATTTTCATGTTGTTATCAGTATGTATAATTATTCTTTCTTATCGATTTACCATAACAAAGTTTGTATAATTACTTTGTATAATCAATTACAAAAGAACGCTTTATTAAAACAGTGTTTCTCACAGAGAACCTCCTTGCTTCAGAATAGTAATGGAAGGACATCTGAAGAGGTTTTCCAATTAATTTATAATCCGTTTGTGGGATTTGGCTAGCTCATTTTCTCAGCCATATTGCTTGTGTCTTTTCATGCCTGGATCCCCTTCTGTGAGGGGACTAGTATCAATTCTATACATGCAGGACCAGGTCTTGACGTAGGGAGGATTTGTTTCTCTTATACTCGTGTTTTAGCCTTATGGGTGACCACTTCCTCCACCCAAAATTAAATCTTCTGAAACATAGGATCTCTAGTGTGTTAGACTAAGGTgtcgtttgtttttttaactttttactgAAAGCAATTTGATTTCAGATTTTAAGTTCATTCTGATTGTGCTGAAAAAAACAAATGCCTCATTCTAAGTTCTGATGATGGTCACCGTAATTTTCTAGCTCAGAAAAGAAGTCCTCCATCCAAGTTTCTAATGTTGCAATGTCGACAACTGGACTATTTGATAGCTTACTTGAACTCTCTTATCTATTCTAGCAtctatttctcttatattttcgTTACCAGAATCAAATTCATTTGGCTTTGATTAAAAACAGATGCACCAGCTAATTCCTGAAACCTCTTGCAGCCTGTTCCAGGTACCAAGATCAAAGACGGTTACATCCCAGCTACCTGGATGCTGGAGATTAGCTCTTCCACAGTAGAGGCTCGACTTGACATTGATTTTGCAGAAGTTTATGCATACTCCACTTTATATCAGTGAGTcataaacaaaaatttggaaACTTTCTGGGGGGTTGGGTGTGTGTGTTTTCTTGTCTTCCCTGATGTCTTATGTCTTTGCGCCAATTGTATCCttgattttctcttttctttgtacTGTTCAGGAGAATTCAGGAGCTTATTAATGAACTAAGGACTCCTGCACCAGGGTCAAAGGATCTTCACTTCCCACCAATATTCCCAATCCTTTATAACTCAATGCAGGGCTTGTTTCTGGAAACAACATCATTCCTACTGGAGGAACACACAATTTAATGTTATCCGATTCTTCATGACAACCGTCATTGGAGTTCTATTCGGTGTTATCTTCTGGGACAAAGGAGACAAGATGTAAATCTGGggtatttattttgaattacatGTCGTCATGTTTTCTACAATGGTTAATGAAGTTCAAACTGCATGCTATTTTGGCAACAGACACAAACAACAAGACTGGATGAATGTACTAGGAGCTACCTATGCTGCCATTGTTTTCCTTGGATTCACTAATGCTTCTGCAGTGCAATCTGTTGTTGCAATTGAGAGGACAGTATTCTACCAAGAACGAGCAGCGGGGATGTACTCTTGCCTTATGCATTTGCCCAGGTATGAGGTGAAATTATTCATGAGTTACAGTATATCACATCTTCATTTCTCTTCTCTGCAAAGACCCAATATGAAGGCCTTCAGCATCTATGATTCATATGGATCTTCTCTTGTGCTGGTGGCCTTAGAGACACTTTATGTTGCAATTCAAACCTTGGtctatgctcttcttctttacTCCATGATTGGGTTCCACTGGCAAGCGGACACGTACTTGTATTTCTATTACTTCATATTCATGTGCCCTACCTACTTAATGTATGGGATGATGGTGGTTGCTCTCATTCCTGGCCATCAAATTGCTGCTATTGTTAGTTCCTTTGTCGTCAGTTTCTGGAACTCGTTCTCTGGTTTCCTCATCCCCTGGCCGGTATGTGTTCTCTCTAACTCATGACATTATTGATGTTGTAGTTAGTAGGAGTTATCTTGAAAGTAATTTCATGTTTGCAGCTAATCCCAGTGTGGTGGAGGTGGTACCACTGGGCTTCCCCTGTTGCTTGGACAATCTATGGCATCATCGCATCTCAATTGGCTGACAAGACAAGTCCGCTTGAAATACCAAGACGCGACCCAATGCCAGTGAATGAATTCCTGAAGGAAAACTTGGGGTTTGATCATGACTTCCGTGTGCCTGTGGTCTTTGCTCATCTGGGTTGggtcttcctcttcttcttcgtGTTTGCCAATGGTAAAAGCATTGAGGTTATGGATATGTGGAAAATATGATTTTGGGATAAAATATTGTTGCAAGCCTAAGGGGGTTGTCAAACatcttaaatttcaaatttgctTAATGTTCAATCGATCCAATGTCAGAGCGACTGATCATCATTGATTGTCCCTGAGACCAAGGATCAAAGTGATTCATGGATTGATCAACTTTAATGAGAAAAATTTCCAACAAAATGGGTTGAATCAATCTTGTATCCTTCCCTACTCTTGTCGATTAATAGAAATAGGAGCAAAAGTACTTACAATCGCAAGGTCCAAATCATGGAAAAGTATTAGTTGTTATCATTGTGGCAAACTTGTGCGCATCATGAagaattacaaaatttataagcaaaggaaaaataaggGAACTGCCTAGGCAAATATGAAGACAAGAATACCAATAATGTTGCTTCTGAATTCTGATGATGACATTATAATTCAAGGCATGGATTGGATTGTTGACACGGGTGCATCCTTCCATGCGACCCCAAGATTGGATTTCTTCACATATCATAAGTTAGGAAACTTTGGGCCTGACCGAATGGGAGCCGTCAATCATGTGAGCTACAGTCAAGCGACAAATTTAACCTTAAAATACTAAACTCCTTTTTGAGATGGTGTCATTGTCTAAGAACGCACCTAAATTAGCATGCTCAAGAAGACTAAATGTGCACATCTACCACATTTTTATAGAACCACATCCCAAACTAAAACACTTTCAGCATTAAGGATTCAATCCCAAAGATGAGATTCTGACGATTAGTTCTTATATTTCCAAAGATATTACGCGTCTAATGAGGTCAATGCATATTAACATGCAATCAGGCTCAAAACAGAAGTTCTACTAGATTGGTTAATGCATAATGGTCTGGGAAAACCCTTTTTCCCTGGAACGAGTCAGGTCTCACAAATTCTTCGGGGTGGTGCTTCCAACCAAGCATACTTCTAGTGATATTGCAAAGAAAACTAGAGGCAATAACACTCTTTACTTGTAGTTGATGAAGACTCATAAGAAACAGGTAATCTGAATCTAAATAAACAGACTAATGAGAAATCATATGAGACCTGTCACAGCGAAACCAAATGGTCACATCATGATTTGGGTGGAAACATGTAGCCATGGAATAGCAATTTTCACTGGTTTGGGTGGGCATTCTTGTGTGTCTGTTTAGGATCATAGCCATCAAGTACACATAATACTAGAAATGGGCAGCTCAAATCTAATAATGAGCTTTGTGTTAATTACATATGAAACAGAGTTTATGAGCTGAATTTGTGATTTTCCACTAACcaaagaaagcaagaaaacaaaaacccgTGTCAGTTACCTCATGGATATAAACAGGTGCTGGCCACTCATTCATTTACAAGAGGGACATCAGCAATGGCCCAGATCTCCTTCTTGCTTTTCACCACACTTCGTTCCTTTGCCTCAAAATCAAGTTTATCCAAGTCACCTGCAATTCCCAAGTAGCCATATAAAACATGTTCCACCTTGTCTGCCTGTGCCTTCCGATTTTCCCTGCAACTGCTTGTTTTGCCATTGTTGAAATTGATCTGCTGGAACTCAGCTCTCCCATGTTGATTCTCAGCATACATATTGTGTAGTTTCTCTGCCTTTTGCAACCCAGAAAAGGTTGCATTGAACCTCACCACCATGATACTCTGATTTGCAGGTTTCCCTCGGCATATCTTGGTCTTTcccccatcaaagcccatatCTGCAATTGATGGGTGAAAAAGGAGAAACAGGAGAAGAAAAACAACAGATCAAGCAGAACGAAAAGCAAGTAACCAACAAGACCCAACAATTTGAAGTCTGCTATGGAAAAGAAAGTAAGTCATAGAAATATGTCTCCAAGTTTCCAACCAAATTATAGGTGCACCAGCCCCACTTGTAAACCAAAAGCACCCATTTCTCATTTATTCTCATTGAATTAAACCATTACGAGAGGGTGACAGAAATTCAaaaggaatttcaaaataacCGAGAAAGAAAATCTAAGCATAAAAATTTGAGGAGAAAATAAAGCATTTCTTTATGGAATGGGGGTTTACCTCTTAGAATGGTCACAAGCATATCAATGGTTACAATCATCCGCTCATCTGGATCACTGTTTCCTATGGAACTGTTGTGGACAATGACAACAGGAGGCCAGATAATGAGATCCTCCTTCAGAGCCAAGGACTCAGCAGCAGGCAATACCTGGTGAGCCCATGGCTTGTTAGGTGTCACTTCACTGTTCCATCCCATCAGCAAACAAAGCGCTTTGAATAAACCCAAGTGCTGCACTCTGAGACCAACCTTGGGAGACATGATGGTATGCATCACCAAGCCTATTGTATTCATGAACTCCTTGGAGTTGCTGAAACAACATGCAGATAAAGTAAgcaattaaaagaatatatgaAAACCAAAATCAATAGCATGGTGGACAAATGAAGGAGCGACTTCATCTTAAATAAGTAAGGGAAGCAAGAATGAGGTCTTCAAAATATCAGAAGTCAATAATTAGTTAGAACATATCTCTAGATAATCATTTGTGTAGTACTTCAAGTATGGAGCTTCATTTCACAAGGCAGTAACACTCTCCTAGGAATATAAATCTATCCCATcctgcctatcaaaaaaatatctatCTAATCCTGCACAAAAACTGAAGAAACTGTTAAAAATTGTTGAAGCACGATTAAGTTAAAAGCTGAAAGAATAATGgttctgatttttttttggtaggcaATAATGATTCTGATTTATTGAAACACCCTAGCTTGACAAATTGGAAGCATCTGTCAACCAAAAAGAAAGGTCCCAGTAGAGGGCGGGAATTGGCAATCACTGATACAATGTGTCTCCAGGAACTACTTAAATACTTCTACCAAAGAGAAGTACTTAAATACTTCAATTAACTCATCATCAAGTTCAACATAGCATCTTAGTAATGAAAATGATCTCTCTAGAAGGTCCTAATTTCCAATCCAAATGCTCCAAAAGATATTCTCACCTTCTGATCAAAATTAAGGAGAAACACTTCAAGGGCATGATCAATTTTACATGTCCAGACTTGAAAGTATATTTCTCTTGCAATTCTATTGCTTAAGGGGTAATACTGTCGTTACATTTCAATCAACCTACCTCAGTCTATCCATGTGATATTTTAACCCTTTGAAATAGCTAAGGACCAAAACAGCTGATGAAAACATTTTCCTTTATCTGGTGCTGGGCAAGATTATCActggtaaaaagaaaaaaaatcagaaaacaaAATTCTTAGTTATCCTTAGAATGGTACAGAGAGTCGTTCTTTTCTTCTCAATTGTCCTCAACACTGCCACACACTACCACCCCACTATTGTCACCTGCCACAACACCATCACCATCTTGCCACTTCTTCTGCCACCTGTCttccttctccttttcttcttctgatGGATGGATCTCTCTATATAC
The sequence above is drawn from the Vitis riparia cultivar Riparia Gloire de Montpellier isolate 1030 chromosome 6, EGFV_Vit.rip_1.0, whole genome shotgun sequence genome and encodes:
- the LOC117916013 gene encoding pleiotropic drug resistance protein 2-like, encoding MCFTYFSMYGMMVTALTPDYQIAAIVSSFFSNFWNLFSGFLIPRPLIPIWWRWYYWASPVAWTIHGIFASQVGDITSEAEITGRSPMPVNEFIKDELGLDHDFLVPVVFSHVGWVFLFFIVFAYGIKFINFQR